From Segatella copri, the proteins below share one genomic window:
- a CDS encoding DUF4837 family protein has product MVRESLKILLAGCLLFLFLASCSLGGGKNRKQPKSTGQPYEVVLEGDTDSIVTKILTEEVPALPQPEPLCRLIQVKKGKIHGSYLLARTRIVVNIPAAEFSVRLSRNENASPQTVIRISARSLQQLREKLNPEKLRQLVDETELEHLASIISTNPSKQNREMQQLVKKNFGISMIIPAEMQASKKAKNFIWISNNASSGMKNLILMKVKREERRGKANSDAFPAQEKQQIDSMLRTNMPGETDSMYMIIPVLSEKGLWEMKDDAMGGPYVMRRIRLRKTGDEIIIIGFVYAPEMKKKILIKQLEAAISTIK; this is encoded by the coding sequence ATGGTTAGAGAATCTTTAAAGATCCTACTTGCCGGCTGTCTTTTGTTCCTTTTTCTGGCAAGTTGCAGCCTGGGAGGAGGAAAAAACAGAAAACAGCCCAAGAGCACAGGACAGCCTTACGAGGTGGTGCTCGAGGGAGATACCGACAGCATCGTTACGAAGATACTGACGGAAGAGGTGCCTGCCCTGCCCCAACCCGAACCGCTCTGCCGGCTCATCCAGGTTAAGAAGGGCAAGATCCACGGCAGCTACCTGCTCGCAAGAACTCGCATCGTAGTGAACATCCCGGCAGCGGAATTCTCAGTCAGGCTGAGCCGCAACGAGAATGCCTCACCGCAGACCGTCATCCGCATCTCTGCCCGCTCGCTGCAGCAACTCAGAGAGAAACTCAACCCCGAGAAACTGCGCCAGCTCGTAGATGAGACTGAACTGGAGCACCTCGCCTCCATCATCTCCACCAACCCGAGCAAGCAGAACCGCGAGATGCAGCAGCTGGTAAAGAAGAACTTCGGCATCAGCATGATCATCCCTGCCGAAATGCAGGCCAGCAAGAAGGCGAAGAACTTCATCTGGATTTCAAACAACGCCAGTTCGGGCATGAAGAACCTCATCCTCATGAAAGTGAAGAGGGAAGAACGAAGAGGGAAAGCCAATTCTGATGCTTTTCCTGCTCAAGAGAAGCAGCAGATTGACAGCATGCTCCGCACAAACATGCCCGGCGAAACCGACAGCATGTACATGATAATCCCGGTCCTTTCTGAAAAAGGACTCTGGGAGATGAAGGACGATGCCATGGGAGGCCCCTACGTGATGAGGCGCATCCGCCTGAGAAAAACGGGGGATGAAATCATCATCATCGGCTTCGTCTATGCGCCCGAAATGAAAAAGAAAATATTAATCAAGCAGCTAGAAGCTGCGATTTCTACTATAAAATAA
- a CDS encoding sigma-54 interaction domain-containing protein: MDTSELQKIKQRYNIVGNSDGLNHALDVALQVAPTDLSVLIIGESGVGKEIIPRVIHDNSPRRREKYFAINCGSIPEGTIDSELFGHEKGSFTGAIGESEGYFGIANKGTIFLDEVGELPIQTQARLLRVLETGEYIRVGGTEIRKTDVRIVAATNVNMRKAVSEGRFREDLYYRLNTIPIQMPALRERGDDILLLFRLFAMQMAEKYSLPKISLSDEAKQIMLKYKWPGNVRQLKNITEQMSVLSREREIDAQTLTQFIPRDEESTQLATIQKDGKDDHSYASERELLYKILYELRGNVSDLRREMNSLRKQLDETRQLGGTGGYVSPVQPNTQVAPVSSVSPVSSVSPVTSVPPITDLDELQHIRQEIATGGIRGTYKPEAEDAEIEEIKEENENLNLSDLSKQMIEKALERNNGNRKKAAEELGISDRTLYRKINKYKL; the protein is encoded by the coding sequence ATGGATACTTCCGAACTACAAAAGATAAAACAACGCTACAATATCGTCGGTAACAGCGACGGATTGAACCATGCGCTCGACGTAGCCCTACAGGTAGCGCCGACCGATCTCTCCGTGCTCATCATCGGCGAGAGCGGTGTGGGTAAGGAAATCATTCCAAGGGTGATTCACGACAATTCGCCACGCCGCAGAGAGAAATATTTCGCCATCAACTGTGGAAGCATTCCGGAGGGAACCATTGACAGCGAACTCTTCGGACATGAGAAGGGTTCCTTCACTGGAGCCATAGGCGAAAGCGAAGGATACTTCGGTATTGCCAACAAGGGTACCATCTTCCTCGACGAGGTGGGCGAACTCCCGATACAGACGCAGGCAAGACTGCTGCGCGTGCTCGAGACGGGAGAATACATCCGCGTGGGTGGAACTGAGATAAGGAAAACGGATGTCCGCATCGTGGCAGCCACCAACGTAAACATGCGCAAGGCTGTGAGCGAAGGCCGCTTTCGCGAGGACCTCTACTACCGCCTCAACACCATCCCGATACAGATGCCTGCATTGAGAGAGCGTGGCGACGACATTCTCCTGCTCTTCCGCCTCTTCGCCATGCAGATGGCCGAAAAATACAGTCTGCCTAAGATTTCACTCTCAGATGAGGCCAAGCAGATCATGCTGAAATACAAGTGGCCGGGAAATGTGAGACAGCTCAAGAACATTACCGAACAGATGTCAGTGCTGAGCCGAGAAAGAGAAATCGATGCACAGACCCTCACCCAGTTTATTCCGAGAGATGAGGAGTCTACACAGCTCGCCACCATACAGAAGGATGGCAAGGACGACCATAGCTACGCCAGCGAGCGCGAACTGCTATACAAGATTCTCTACGAACTGAGGGGCAACGTGAGCGACCTGAGACGTGAGATGAACAGCCTGCGCAAGCAACTCGATGAGACACGCCAGTTGGGCGGTACAGGCGGATATGTTTCTCCGGTTCAGCCGAATACCCAGGTAGCTCCAGTATCATCCGTATCTCCGGTTTCATCGGTTTCTCCGGTTACTTCCGTACCTCCGATTACCGATCTCGACGAGCTACAACACATCCGTCAGGAAATAGCTACAGGAGGCATTAGGGGCACTTACAAACCCGAAGCCGAGGATGCTGAAATTGAGGAGATCAAGGAAGAAAACGAGAATCTGAACCTCAGCGACCTTAGCAAGCAGATGATAGAAAAGGCATTGGAGAGAAACAACGGAAACCGCAAGAAAGCGGCAGAAGAACTGGGAATCTCCGACAGAACTCTGTACAGAAAGATTAACAAATATAAGTTATGA
- a CDS encoding DUF4922 domain-containing protein, producing the protein MREKIDLFLPCEYIDDAQNALSVLHEYKTVQHIHFLVSADFAAHHQVPEGCTFVITDRLESSNTIVSIAENTDADYVMICTRHTTIGWGNNTLERFLRVADDTDAVMVYADHYKMVEGKMEKHPVIDYQSGSLRDDFDFGSLWCIKAQALADYIAQPDREEYQFAALYDLRLYLSRVGEIFHLNEFLYSEAELDTRKSGEKQFDYVNPRNREVQIEMEKACTQHLGKVGALIDTTFYRQPDFGEQDFEYEASVIIPVFNREKTVADAVKSALGQKANFKFNVIVVNNHSTDRTGEILDELKADNLIQIVPERTDLGIGGCWNEAINSSFCGKFAVQLDSDDLYSSPKTLQKIVDAFYKQKAAMIIGSYRMCDFDLNTLPPGLIDHKEWTDENGCNNALRINGLGAPRAFFTPLVRQIQFPNTSYGEDYALGLAFSRRYRIGRIYDELYLCRRWGGNSDAALSVEKVNANNLYKDRLRTMELKARQHMLQGKADIMEDSSISRFFNRQLEVWTDARHRFRDLKHVETRQFSDQLKLQWNPARIVSTGAKIDKKTLGERPCFLCDKNRPKEQMSKQIDEKFHLLVNPFPILPVHFTIPARKHQPQLIYKNYGEMHRFISLHSDLMVFYNGPKCGASAPDHLHFQAGTNGILPLQTNWQRLSRNLTDIISLNDEEKISVVRDFIVPAFVIISKSAESDEALFRRLYKAMPQRGDETEPMMNIISWRKGEEFISVVIPREKHRPEAYFAEGDAQFVVSPGALDMSGLIITPREEDFRKLTEEKALSLLQECGVSEEKMNAIIAKLKASKDAEDAAEASSTLYNKGKQPDVTVGIVSAQKIHFSLNKPYLAKGEKVLGEQVVEFSEGGVLWNGNQYSQLTFHPQSADASFSLSDVTIGVNFHWERKETQTFLGTLRFVVESDKIVAINELPVEKYLESVISSEMSATSSLELLKAHAVISRSWLLAQMKKRREVAESGNNFFSFTKKEDTLIRWYDREDHTLFDVCADDHCQRYQGITKETSPHVAEAIRQTKGQILMDGEEICDARFSKCCGGITEEFQYCWEDTPKTYLTAVRDIALGVEHTLPNLTNEEEAEKWIRFNPPAFCNTQDKKILSEVLNDYDQETVNFYRWKETLSQEKLQQLIADKLKMDLGAILDMKAVERGKSGRISKLQIIGTEKTFTIGKELEIRRTLSDSHLLSSAFVVDKYDKDEQGVPQRFELIGAGWGHGVGLCQIGAAVMGEQGYHYDAILLHYYQGAEIKKLYK; encoded by the coding sequence ATGAGAGAAAAAATAGACCTTTTCTTGCCTTGCGAATACATCGACGATGCGCAGAATGCCTTGTCGGTGCTTCATGAGTACAAGACTGTACAGCATATCCACTTCCTGGTGAGTGCTGATTTTGCCGCTCATCATCAGGTGCCCGAAGGATGTACGTTTGTCATCACCGACCGCCTGGAAAGCAGTAACACCATTGTCAGCATCGCTGAAAATACAGATGCCGACTACGTAATGATCTGTACCCGCCACACCACCATAGGATGGGGAAACAACACGCTGGAGCGATTCCTCAGAGTGGCAGATGATACGGATGCCGTCATGGTTTACGCCGACCACTACAAGATGGTGGAAGGCAAAATGGAGAAACATCCGGTAATTGACTACCAGTCAGGTTCTTTGCGAGATGACTTCGACTTTGGAAGCCTCTGGTGCATCAAGGCACAGGCGCTGGCCGACTACATCGCCCAACCCGACCGCGAAGAGTATCAGTTTGCCGCCCTCTATGACCTCCGTCTCTATCTGAGCCGCGTGGGTGAAATCTTCCATCTCAACGAGTTCCTCTATTCAGAAGCCGAACTCGACACCCGTAAGAGCGGCGAGAAGCAGTTTGACTATGTAAACCCGCGCAACCGCGAGGTGCAGATTGAGATGGAAAAGGCATGCACCCAGCATCTGGGCAAGGTGGGCGCCCTGATAGACACCACCTTCTACCGCCAGCCCGACTTCGGTGAACAGGATTTTGAATACGAGGCATCTGTCATCATCCCCGTCTTCAACCGCGAAAAGACGGTGGCTGATGCCGTGAAGAGTGCGCTGGGACAGAAGGCCAACTTCAAGTTTAACGTCATCGTAGTGAACAACCATTCTACCGACCGCACCGGCGAAATACTGGATGAACTTAAAGCCGACAACCTGATACAGATTGTGCCGGAGAGAACCGACCTGGGAATAGGCGGATGCTGGAACGAAGCCATCAACAGCAGTTTCTGCGGAAAGTTTGCCGTACAGCTTGACAGCGATGACCTCTATTCTTCACCAAAGACACTCCAGAAGATAGTAGATGCCTTCTACAAGCAGAAGGCAGCCATGATTATCGGCTCATACCGCATGTGCGACTTCGACCTCAACACCCTGCCACCGGGACTGATAGACCACAAGGAGTGGACCGATGAAAACGGATGCAACAATGCGCTGCGTATCAACGGATTGGGTGCTCCGCGCGCCTTTTTCACTCCGCTGGTCAGACAGATCCAGTTTCCTAACACCTCGTATGGTGAGGATTATGCGCTCGGCTTGGCATTTTCGCGCCGTTACCGCATCGGCAGAATCTACGACGAACTCTACCTCTGCCGCCGCTGGGGAGGTAACAGCGATGCTGCCCTCAGCGTAGAGAAGGTGAACGCCAACAACCTGTATAAGGACCGCCTGCGCACCATGGAACTGAAGGCACGCCAGCACATGCTGCAGGGCAAGGCCGACATTATGGAGGACAGTAGCATCTCGCGTTTCTTCAACCGTCAGCTGGAGGTTTGGACCGATGCGCGCCATCGCTTCCGCGACCTCAAGCATGTAGAAACCCGCCAGTTCTCCGACCAGCTGAAACTGCAGTGGAACCCAGCCCGCATCGTAAGTACGGGCGCCAAGATAGATAAGAAAACCCTGGGCGAGCGCCCTTGTTTCCTTTGTGACAAGAACCGTCCTAAGGAACAGATGTCGAAGCAGATAGACGAGAAATTCCATCTTCTGGTGAATCCGTTCCCGATTCTGCCAGTCCACTTCACCATTCCGGCACGCAAGCATCAGCCTCAGCTCATCTACAAGAACTACGGCGAGATGCACCGCTTCATCAGTCTGCACAGCGACCTGATGGTGTTCTACAATGGTCCGAAGTGTGGTGCATCGGCTCCAGACCATCTTCATTTCCAGGCAGGAACCAACGGCATCCTTCCTCTTCAGACCAACTGGCAGCGTCTCTCCCGCAACCTGACCGACATCATCTCTCTCAATGATGAGGAGAAAATCTCAGTGGTTCGCGACTTCATCGTTCCCGCCTTCGTCATCATCTCGAAGAGTGCTGAGAGCGATGAGGCCCTCTTCCGCCGTCTCTACAAGGCAATGCCTCAGCGTGGCGATGAAACCGAACCGATGATGAACATCATCTCCTGGCGCAAGGGCGAGGAATTCATCAGCGTGGTCATTCCGAGAGAAAAGCACCGTCCGGAAGCCTATTTTGCCGAAGGCGACGCCCAGTTTGTAGTTTCGCCGGGAGCCCTGGACATGAGCGGACTCATCATCACCCCTCGTGAGGAAGATTTCCGCAAGCTGACCGAGGAGAAGGCACTCTCGCTGCTGCAGGAATGTGGCGTTTCGGAAGAAAAGATGAACGCCATCATCGCCAAACTGAAGGCATCTAAGGATGCTGAGGATGCAGCCGAAGCCTCTTCCACCTTATATAATAAAGGTAAGCAGCCCGACGTAACGGTGGGCATCGTGAGTGCGCAGAAGATTCATTTCTCGCTCAACAAACCTTATCTTGCCAAGGGCGAAAAGGTGCTGGGCGAACAGGTGGTAGAATTCTCTGAGGGCGGTGTGCTCTGGAACGGCAACCAGTACAGCCAGCTCACCTTCCATCCGCAGAGTGCCGACGCCTCGTTTTCGCTGAGCGACGTAACCATCGGTGTCAATTTCCACTGGGAGCGCAAGGAAACCCAAACCTTCCTGGGCACGCTCCGCTTTGTGGTAGAATCGGATAAGATTGTGGCAATCAATGAGTTGCCTGTAGAGAAATATCTGGAGAGCGTCATCAGCAGTGAGATGAGTGCCACTTCGAGTCTCGAACTCCTGAAGGCGCACGCCGTCATCTCCCGTTCATGGCTCCTGGCACAGATGAAGAAGCGCCGAGAGGTGGCTGAGAGCGGCAACAACTTCTTCTCCTTCACCAAGAAGGAAGATACGCTCATTCGCTGGTACGACCGCGAAGACCACACCCTCTTTGATGTATGTGCCGACGACCACTGCCAGCGCTACCAGGGTATCACCAAGGAAACATCGCCCCATGTAGCTGAAGCCATCCGCCAGACCAAGGGACAGATTCTGATGGACGGCGAAGAAATCTGCGATGCAAGATTCTCGAAATGCTGCGGCGGAATAACCGAGGAATTCCAGTATTGCTGGGAGGACACGCCGAAGACTTATCTCACGGCGGTTCGCGACATCGCCCTGGGCGTGGAACATACACTGCCTAATCTGACCAATGAGGAGGAGGCTGAGAAATGGATCCGCTTTAATCCGCCAGCTTTCTGCAACACGCAGGACAAGAAAATCCTGTCAGAAGTGCTCAACGACTATGATCAGGAAACCGTCAATTTCTACCGCTGGAAGGAAACGCTCAGCCAGGAGAAGTTGCAGCAGCTCATCGCCGACAAACTGAAGATGGACCTGGGTGCCATCCTTGACATGAAGGCCGTGGAGCGCGGAAAGAGTGGAAGAATCAGCAAACTCCAGATCATCGGAACAGAGAAGACCTTTACCATCGGTAAGGAACTCGAAATCCGCCGTACGCTGAGCGACAGTCATCTGCTGAGTTCAGCCTTCGTGGTGGATAAGTATGATAAGGATGAGCAGGGAGTGCCTCAGCGTTTCGAACTCATCGGAGCCGGTTGGGGGCACGGAGTAGGCCTCTGCCAGATTGGTGCTGCCGTGATGGGCGAGCAGGGTTATCATTATGATGCCATCCTGCTGCACTACTATCAGGGTGCTGAAATCAAGAAACTTTATAAATAG
- a CDS encoding PdxA family dehydrogenase, producing MDSKKIRVAITHGDTNGIGYELIFKAFSEPEMLEYCTPIIYGSPKVAAYYRKAMNLPAQFSIIQKAEDAEDGRINLLPAVDEEVKVDMGMPTQKSGTAAIKALDRAMTDYRDELFDVLVTAPVNNQNAQFEGFQFKGHKEYIETCLGEGAKGLSILCGGDLRIASVTGKTPLKDVPAAITQELIIEKVKQMHTSLKRDFMITNPRIAVLALNPSNNGEESCGPEEASIIIPAIDQLAEQKIQAFGPYPADEFFGNGHFVEFDGIMAMYHDQATTPFHSLYTEDGVLFTAGLPLVHTAANTTPSYSITGCNEADAISFRHAIYLALDAFCNREDYDEAYENPLPKLYHEKRDESEKVRFSIPKKKG from the coding sequence ATGGACAGCAAAAAGATTAGAGTGGCCATCACTCACGGAGATACCAACGGTATCGGATACGAACTCATTTTTAAGGCATTCAGTGAGCCAGAGATGTTGGAGTATTGTACCCCTATCATCTACGGTTCGCCTAAAGTAGCAGCTTATTACCGCAAGGCGATGAATCTGCCTGCCCAGTTCTCCATCATCCAGAAAGCAGAAGATGCTGAAGATGGAAGAATCAACCTCCTGCCAGCCGTAGACGAGGAGGTAAAGGTTGACATGGGCATGCCTACTCAGAAATCGGGTACGGCAGCCATCAAGGCACTAGACCGAGCCATGACCGACTACCGCGACGAGCTCTTCGACGTGCTCGTTACCGCACCGGTAAACAACCAGAACGCACAATTTGAGGGCTTCCAGTTCAAGGGCCACAAGGAATACATTGAAACTTGCCTGGGCGAAGGTGCCAAGGGCCTTTCCATCCTCTGCGGCGGCGACCTTCGCATCGCATCCGTAACCGGAAAGACTCCGCTCAAGGACGTGCCGGCAGCTATCACCCAGGAGCTCATCATCGAGAAGGTGAAGCAGATGCACACATCACTGAAGCGAGACTTCATGATTACCAACCCGCGCATCGCCGTGCTCGCCCTGAATCCTAGCAACAACGGTGAGGAGAGCTGCGGACCAGAGGAAGCCAGCATCATCATCCCAGCCATTGACCAGCTTGCCGAGCAGAAAATACAAGCTTTTGGTCCTTACCCTGCTGACGAGTTCTTCGGCAACGGCCATTTCGTAGAGTTCGACGGCATCATGGCCATGTATCATGATCAGGCTACTACCCCGTTCCATTCTCTCTACACCGAGGATGGCGTACTCTTTACTGCCGGTCTGCCACTCGTGCACACCGCCGCCAACACCACTCCTAGCTACAGCATCACGGGCTGCAACGAAGCCGATGCAATCTCCTTCCGCCATGCCATCTACTTGGCGCTGGATGCCTTCTGCAACCGCGAAGACTATGATGAGGCCTACGAGAATCCACTGCCTAAACTCTACCACGAGAAGCGTGACGAGAGCGAGAAGGTAAGATTCTCCATCCCTAAGAAAAAGGGATAA
- the rlmN gene encoding 23S rRNA (adenine(2503)-C(2))-methyltransferase RlmN: MNNEKKYLLGLTLAELKQVAKDLGMPAFTGGQMAKWLYEQHVKSIDEMTNISKANRAKLAAEYEIGCFGYSDAQHSVDGTIKYLFPTRSGKFVETVYIPDKDRATLCVSSQVGCKMNCLFCQTGKQGFEGSLPAGDILNQIYSLPEVDKLTNIVFMGQGEPMDNLDNVLRATEILTADYGWAWSPKRITVSSVGVKNKLKRFLEESDCHVAISMHDPIPSERAELMPAERGMGIEQVVELLRNYDFSHQRRLSFEYIVFKGVNDSMQHAKAIIKLVKGLDCRFNLIRFHQIPDIPLQGVDDEKMEQFRDYLTQHGVFTTIRASRGQDIYAACGLLSTSKKIGEIREHEDEEKMNK; this comes from the coding sequence ATGAATAATGAAAAAAAATATCTTTTGGGCCTTACACTTGCCGAATTGAAGCAGGTGGCAAAGGACTTAGGCATGCCCGCCTTCACCGGTGGGCAGATGGCGAAGTGGCTCTATGAGCAGCATGTGAAGAGCATTGACGAGATGACCAACATCTCGAAGGCGAACCGTGCCAAACTCGCTGCCGAATACGAAATAGGATGCTTCGGATATTCCGATGCACAACATTCGGTGGATGGTACCATCAAGTACCTCTTCCCTACCCGGAGCGGCAAATTTGTCGAGACGGTTTACATCCCCGACAAAGACCGCGCCACGCTGTGCGTTTCTTCGCAGGTGGGATGCAAGATGAACTGCCTGTTCTGCCAGACCGGCAAGCAGGGGTTTGAGGGCAGCTTGCCTGCAGGCGACATTCTGAACCAGATTTACTCGCTGCCGGAGGTGGACAAGCTTACCAACATCGTGTTCATGGGTCAGGGCGAGCCGATGGATAATCTCGACAATGTGCTGCGCGCCACAGAGATTCTCACCGCCGACTACGGCTGGGCATGGAGCCCGAAGCGCATCACGGTAAGTTCGGTGGGCGTGAAGAACAAACTGAAGCGGTTCCTGGAAGAGAGCGACTGCCATGTGGCCATCAGCATGCACGACCCTATCCCTTCTGAGCGCGCAGAACTGATGCCTGCCGAAAGGGGCATGGGCATTGAGCAGGTAGTAGAACTGCTGAGGAACTATGATTTCTCTCATCAACGCCGCCTGAGTTTCGAATACATCGTCTTTAAGGGCGTAAACGACAGTATGCAGCATGCCAAGGCCATCATCAAACTGGTGAAGGGACTTGACTGCCGCTTCAACCTGATCCGTTTCCACCAAATTCCAGACATTCCTCTGCAAGGTGTGGATGATGAGAAGATGGAGCAGTTCCGTGATTACCTCACCCAGCATGGTGTCTTCACCACCATCCGTGCCAGCCGCGGCCAGGACATCTACGCCGCCTGCGGTCTGCTCAGCACCTCGAAGAAAATCGGAGAAATCCGTGAGCACGAGGATGAAGAGAAGATGAATAAGTAA
- a CDS encoding MFS transporter, translating to MVTKKNSRSPWAWIPTLYFAEGLPNVIVTALSVVMYMQLGLTDAEVGLYTGWLALPWVIKPLWSPFIDLLKTKRWWVLTMQALIGAALAGIAFSLPTAFWFQATMCFFFLIAFCSATHDISADGFYMIELDEHTQTKFVGLRNTFYRLAIIFVNGFLVMLAGVLQVLFRNQIRFSWALIFYGLAGIFIGLWLYHSRFMPRPKDDVQTDRTVGEVAHELKNMFRTFFVKFGLGETVCVMLFLLLYRFPEALLNTMTKTFILRPNSQGGLGLSPQEYGFANGTVGLIGLLLGGILGGILVSRDGMKKWLWPLVCAITLPDVVYIYLSYSLNSNLIVVSSCLFVEQLGYGLGFTVLTLYMLFYSQGKFKTSHYSICTGISYLGLMLPGMVSGYLKDMVGYRMFFIIVMACCAITFLVTAFLKIDPNFGKKEEKEEDEAELDAIE from the coding sequence ATGGTAACAAAGAAAAACAGTCGGAGTCCATGGGCATGGATTCCGACCCTCTATTTTGCCGAAGGACTCCCCAACGTCATCGTAACCGCCCTCTCTGTGGTGATGTACATGCAGTTGGGGCTGACCGATGCTGAGGTGGGTCTCTATACCGGATGGCTCGCCCTTCCCTGGGTCATCAAACCCTTGTGGAGTCCGTTCATAGATTTGCTGAAGACTAAGCGCTGGTGGGTGCTCACCATGCAGGCTCTCATCGGAGCTGCCCTTGCCGGCATCGCCTTCTCGCTGCCTACCGCCTTCTGGTTCCAGGCAACGATGTGCTTCTTCTTCCTCATCGCTTTCTGTAGTGCCACCCACGACATTTCGGCAGATGGTTTCTATATGATTGAGCTGGATGAGCACACGCAGACCAAGTTTGTGGGCTTGAGAAACACCTTCTACCGCCTCGCCATCATCTTTGTGAATGGTTTTCTGGTGATGCTGGCAGGTGTGCTTCAGGTTCTCTTCCGCAACCAGATTCGCTTCTCATGGGCGCTTATCTTTTACGGACTGGCAGGTATCTTCATCGGTTTGTGGCTCTACCACAGCCGCTTCATGCCTCGCCCGAAGGATGATGTGCAGACCGACAGAACGGTGGGTGAAGTGGCTCATGAACTGAAGAACATGTTCCGCACCTTCTTCGTGAAGTTCGGATTGGGTGAAACCGTCTGTGTGATGCTCTTTCTCTTACTCTACCGATTCCCTGAAGCGCTTCTGAACACCATGACCAAGACCTTCATCCTCCGTCCTAATTCGCAGGGTGGACTGGGCTTGTCACCTCAGGAATATGGCTTTGCCAACGGTACTGTGGGATTGATAGGTTTGCTGCTGGGTGGAATTCTTGGTGGTATTCTGGTGAGCAGGGATGGAATGAAGAAATGGCTCTGGCCTCTGGTTTGCGCCATCACCTTGCCTGATGTGGTTTACATCTATCTGAGTTACTCGCTCAACAGCAACCTCATCGTGGTTTCCAGCTGTCTTTTTGTCGAGCAGTTGGGTTATGGTCTGGGCTTCACGGTTCTTACCCTCTACATGCTGTTCTACAGTCAGGGAAAGTTCAAGACCTCCCATTATTCCATCTGTACGGGTATCTCCTATCTCGGATTGATGCTGCCGGGCATGGTTTCTGGATATCTGAAGGATATGGTAGGTTACCGCATGTTCTTCATCATCGTGATGGCATGTTGCGCCATCACCTTCCTGGTTACTGCTTTCCTGAAGATTGATCCTAATTTCGGAAAGAAAGAGGAGAAGGAAGAGGATGAAGCGGAATTGGACGCGATAGAATAA
- a CDS encoding secondary thiamine-phosphate synthase enzyme YjbQ, with protein sequence MIQQVEFSLRPLPRGFHLVTNEVMRNLPALPKTGILNLFVRHTSCGLSLNENFDPDVRHDLKGIFERLVPDGDPRYLHQDEGPTDMSAHAKSSMVGVSLTIPITNGRLNLGTWQGIYLCEFREGGGSRHLIATIIGE encoded by the coding sequence ATGATACAGCAAGTAGAATTTTCATTGCGTCCGCTTCCTCGCGGCTTTCACCTCGTAACCAACGAGGTGATGAGGAACCTGCCAGCGCTGCCTAAGACAGGGATTCTGAATCTCTTCGTAAGACATACCAGTTGCGGATTGTCGCTGAACGAGAACTTCGACCCAGATGTGAGACATGACTTGAAGGGTATCTTCGAAAGACTGGTTCCGGATGGCGACCCAAGATACCTGCACCAGGATGAAGGACCGACGGATATGTCGGCCCATGCCAAATCGAGCATGGTGGGTGTATCGCTCACCATTCCTATTACCAATGGCAGACTGAACCTTGGCACATGGCAGGGGATCTACCTCTGCGAATTCAGAGAGGGAGGCGGAAGCCGACACCTCATCGCAACGATTATCGGGGAATAA